The following coding sequences lie in one Musa acuminata AAA Group cultivar baxijiao chromosome BXJ3-1, Cavendish_Baxijiao_AAA, whole genome shotgun sequence genomic window:
- the LOC135628674 gene encoding cell division cycle 20.2, cofactor of APC complex-like, with protein sequence MISRYNTRLGRWRLYKPRPPCFAPHNLCLLSRALSSRLSFCSLGDLLFLRRSELLSDERTKLRAIVGWERVEYDRFITFRSAMDMDFARCALTMPSRPQRDGSIESPSSVAYQKLLVQCIFKNRFRIFAFKSAPESPADKVSQFDEDNRPHKKQQRRIPKDADRVLAAYDILDDDRLNLLDWGSNNVLAIGLNDKVCLRNAANKSSTEFSRALEDNSPVTSISWSPDGKVLAVALGNSDLDLVDAATRRVLVGIQGDSHSFVCSLAWRSNAILTARRSDSSIVDYDIRKDDRAICDYRGHRLEVCSLKWSELFGRYLASEGKDKLVHIWDTCMAVTNHHPRQHQLLHKISNHTSTVRALDWCPTRSNLLASGGGCNDHCIKFWNAINDVCLNSIDIGSEVCALLWDKNKSELLTSHGFPNNQLTLWNYTSMRRKVELFGHSSRALYLAGSPLGGVVASAAEDETLKFWNAFEIPKPPKPEANTMPFAQFSVIR encoded by the exons ATGATTTCACGATATAACACAAGGCTGGGTCGGTGGCGTCTATATAAGCCGAGACCACCCTGTTTCGCACCTCATAACCTCTGTCTTCTCTCTCGCGCGCTCTCCTCTCGGCTCTCCTTTTGCTCTCTTGGCGATCTCCTCTTTCTGCGAAGGTCGGAACTGCTCTCCGACGAAAGGACAAAGCTTCGAGCGATCGTCGGCTGGGA GCGTGTGGAGTACGACCGCTTCATCACGTTCCGATCGGCGATGGACATGGACTTCGCACGCTGTGCTCTAACCATGCCTTCCAGACCTCAGCGTGATGGTTCGATAGAATCCCCATCGAGTGTGGCGTACCAAAAACTTCTTGTTCAATGTATTTTTAAGAACAGATTTCGCATCTTCGCATTCAAGAGTGCACCCGAATCACCGGCCGACAAGGTGTCCCAATTTGACGAGGACAATCGACCGCACAAGAAGCAACAGAGGCGAATCCCAAAAGATGCAGATAGGGTTTTGGCTGCTTATGATATCTTAGATGATGATAGGTTGAATCTActcgactggggaagcaataaCGTGTTGGCGATTGGCCTCAATGACAAAGTGTGCCTACGGAATGCTGCGAATAAGTCTAGTACGGAGTTTTCACGAGCCCTAGAAGACAACAGCCCTGTCACTAGCATCAGCTGGTCCCCAGACGGCAAAGTTCTAGCTGTGGCATTAGGCAATTCAGATTTAGATCTGGTTGATGCAGCAACAAGACGTGTGTTGGTTGGGATCCAAGGTGACAGCCACTCCTTTGTTTGTTCACTTGCGTGGAGAAGTAATGCAATCTTGACGGCTAGGAGATCCGATAGTAGTATTGTTGATTATGACATTAGAAAAGATGATCGGGCCATCTGTGACTACAGAGGGCATCGACTAGAagtttgtagtcttaaatggtccGAGTTGTTTGGGCGGTATCTGGCAAGCGAAGGGAAGGACAAACTTGTGCACATATGGGACACCTGCATGGCTGTTACAAATCACCATCCGCGCCAACATCAATTGCTTCACAAGATCAGCAACCACACTTCCACTGTGAGGGCCCTTGATTGGTGCCCTACCAGGAGCAATTtgctggcttctggtggaggATGCAATGATCATTGCATTAAGTTTTGGAATGCTATTAATGATGTTTGCTTGAACTCGATTGATATCGGCTCTGAAGTTTGTGCGTTGTTGTGGGACAAGAACAAATCTGAATTGCTGACCTCCCATGGGTTTCCAAACAATCAACTCACCCTGTGGAATTACACATCCATGAGGAGAAAAGTTGAGCTTTTTGGTCATTCATCTCGTGCTCTTTACTTGGCTGGGAGCCCATTGGGaggtgtagtagcttctgcagCAGAAGATGAGACACTTAAGTTCTGGAATGCCTTTGAGATTCCCAAACCACCAAAACCTGAAGCAAACACTATGCCCTTTGCCCAATTTAGTGTCATAAGATGA